The following proteins are co-located in the Desulfonauticus submarinus genome:
- a CDS encoding ComEA family DNA-binding protein yields the protein MRVMVLILSFIFLFSTICLAKVNINTASKQELISLPYIGESKADNILKYRKEHGEFKSKSDILKVKGIGGKIFEKIKDDICTGNDCK from the coding sequence ATGAGAGTAATGGTTTTGATTTTAAGTTTTATATTCTTATTTTCTACAATTTGTTTAGCAAAAGTAAATATAAATACAGCTAGTAAACAAGAATTAATTAGCTTACCTTATATAGGAGAGAGCAAAGCTGATAATATTTTGAAATATAGAAAAGAACATGGAGAATTTAAGAGTAAAAGCGATATTTTAAAGGTAAAAGGTATTGGAGGTAAGATTTTTGAAAAGATAAAAGATGATATTTGTACTGGAAATGATTGTAAATAA